In Rhodamnia argentea isolate NSW1041297 chromosome 4, ASM2092103v1, whole genome shotgun sequence, the following proteins share a genomic window:
- the LOC125314827 gene encoding uncharacterized protein LOC125314827, with the protein MLRSSASAVVPLVAVAMLLAGFSVAMEEEVVTCSGVVLMSDCVDRISIMDFGSVGEGRTPNTKVFGEAVYQIRHLHRPGGMLLYVPSGVHLTESFNLTSHMTLYLAKFYSSVRTEADGEECAAGPRGRWVLGGMSNELSLGSWWRWQYATSGASLSAA; encoded by the coding sequence ATGTTGCGGTCGTCGGCTTCGGCCGTCGTCCCGCTCGTCGCCGTTGCGATGCTGCTAGCCGGCTTCTCTGTGGCTATGGAGGAGGAAGTCGTCACGTGCTCCGGCGTGGTTCTGATGAGCGACTGCGTGGACAGGATCTCCATCATGGACTTCGGTAGTGTCGGCGAGGGGCGGACGCCGAACACCAAGGTGTTCGGGGAGGCCGTGTACCAGATTCGGCACCTGCACCGGCCCGGCGGCATGCTGCTATACGTGCCTTCCGGGGTGCACTTGACGGAGAGCTTCAACCTCACAAGCCACATGACGCTTTACTTGGCCAAATTCTACTCTTCGGTACGAACGGAGGCTGACGGAGAGGAGTGCGCTGCTGGGCCGAGGGGGAGATGGGTGTTGGGTGGGATGTCAAACGAGTTGAGCTTGGGGAGTTGGTGGCGGTGGCAGTATGCAACGAGCGGTGCGAGTCTTTCGGCGGCATAG
- the LOC115757109 gene encoding probable sugar phosphate/phosphate translocator At2g25520 — translation MALSMEVVKKVAISYAYVAIWISLSSAVIVFNKYILDAKLYAWPFPISLTMIHVAFCSSFAYLLVQVFQVVKPVTTMTGQFYLKNVVPTGALYALSLWFSNSAYIYLSVSFIQMLKALKPVAVYSIGISLKKGTFRSNTMANMISITLGIAIAAYGEAKFDAFGAFLQLGAVAFEATPLVLIQILLTSAGITLNLITSLYYVEPCCFVFLTLPWAVMEMPRLIRTSTFHFDFLVFGMTSLCAFALNLAVFLLVGKTSALTMKVAGVVKDWLLTAFSWSVIKDTVTPVPVNLFGYAIAFLGVAYYNHAKL, via the coding sequence ATGGCGCTCTCGATGGAGGTGGTGAAGAAGGTGGCGATCTCCTACGCCTACGTGGCCATCTGGATCTCCCTCTCCTCCGCCGTCATCGTGTTCAACAAGTACATCCTGGACGCCAAGCTCTACGCCTGGCCCTTCCCCATCTCCCTCACCATGATCCACGTGGCCTTCTGCTCCTCCTTCGCCTACCTCCTCGTCCAGGTCTTCCAGGTCGTCAAGCCCGTCACCACCATGACCGGCCAATTCTACCTCAAGAACGTCGTCCCCACCGGCGCCCTCTACGCCCTCTCCCTCTGGTTCTCCAACTCCGCCTACATCTACCTCTCCGTCTCCTTCATCCAGATGCTCAAGGCCCTCAAGCCCGTTGCCGTCTACTCCATCGGCATCTCCCTCAAGAAGGGGACCTTCAGATCGAACACCATGGCCAACATGATCTCGATAACCCTAGGCATCGCCATCGCCGCCTACGGCGAGGCCAAGTTCGACGCCTTCGGGGCGTTCCTGCAGCTCGGTGCGGTGGCGTTCGAGGCCACCCCCCTAGTCCTGATCCAGATACTCCTCACCTCCGCCGGGATCACGCTCAACCTGATCACGTCGCTCTACTACGTCGAGCCGTGCTGCTTCGTGTTCCTGACCTTGCCGTGGGCAGTGATGGAGATGCCGAGGCTGATCCGGACGTCGACCTTCCACTTCGATTTCCTCGTCTTTGGGATGACCTCGCTGTGCGCTTTCGCACTGAACCTGGCGGTGTTCCTGCTCGTGGGGAAGACGTCGGCACTCACGATGAAGGTGGCGGGGGTGGTCAAGGACTGGCTGCTCACCGCCTTCTCGTGGTCGGTCATCAAGGACACGGTGACCCCGGTGCCGGTGAACCTGTTCGGGTATGCCATCGCATTCCTCGGGGTGGCCTACTACAACCACGCGAAGCTCTAG
- the LOC115757110 gene encoding calmodulin-binding protein 60 E-like isoform X1, producing the protein MQARQSGKYRLGVKVVCRCYAAMHIRGTLSKAFTVEDSHGEFAKKHSPLLLSDYVWRLVGVAMGGEAHKQLTGTRIVTVRDFVDLLSLDQSRLRNIVGGGMSDAVWKHTLEHATFRVSNAKEYVYYFGEGQSTGIRFNWNYELKGLIRDGRFVAMESLSGGEKVRLEALPQYAAFMIIEHT; encoded by the exons ATGCAAGCAAGACAGAGCGGCAAATACAGGCTTGGAGTGAAGGTCGTTTGTAGATGCTATGCCGCAATGCATATCCGTGGGACCTTATCCAAGGCTTTCACTGTTGAAGATAGCCATGGAGAAT TTGCCAAGAAGCATAGCCCACTTCTACTAAGTGACTACGTCTGGAGACTGGTTGGAGTGGCGATGGGTGGAGAGGCGCACAAACAATTGACAGGAACCAGGATTGTCACAGTCCGAGATTTTGTCGACCTTCTTTCCTTGGATCAATCAAGACTGAGAAAT ATCGTGGGTGGCGGAATGTCCGACGCTGTGTGGAAACATACTTTGGAGCATGCCACATTTCGTGTCTCCAATGCCAAGGAGTATGTTTATTATTTTGGTGAAGGCCAATCCACTGGCATTCGTTTCAACTGGAACTATGAGCTCAAGGGACTCATCCGTGATGGAAGATTCGTCGCTATGGAATCACTTTCCGGAGGTGAAAAGGTTAGGCTTGAAGCATTGCCACAATATGCTGCATTCATGATTATTGAGCATACTTAA
- the LOC115757110 gene encoding calmodulin-binding protein 60 B-like isoform X2, whose product MQARQSGKYRLGVKVVCRCYAAMHIRGTLSKAFTVEDSHGEFAKKHSPLLLSDYVWRLVGVAMGGEAHKQLTGTRIVTVRDFVDLLSLDQSRLRNIVGGGMSDAVWKHTLEHATFRVSNAKEYVYYFGEGQSTGIRFNWNYELKGLIRDGRFVAMESLSGGEKVYLESQ is encoded by the exons ATGCAAGCAAGACAGAGCGGCAAATACAGGCTTGGAGTGAAGGTCGTTTGTAGATGCTATGCCGCAATGCATATCCGTGGGACCTTATCCAAGGCTTTCACTGTTGAAGATAGCCATGGAGAAT TTGCCAAGAAGCATAGCCCACTTCTACTAAGTGACTACGTCTGGAGACTGGTTGGAGTGGCGATGGGTGGAGAGGCGCACAAACAATTGACAGGAACCAGGATTGTCACAGTCCGAGATTTTGTCGACCTTCTTTCCTTGGATCAATCAAGACTGAGAAAT ATCGTGGGTGGCGGAATGTCCGACGCTGTGTGGAAACATACTTTGGAGCATGCCACATTTCGTGTCTCCAATGCCAAGGAGTATGTTTATTATTTTGGTGAAGGCCAATCCACTGGCATTCGTTTCAACTGGAACTATGAGCTCAAGGGACTCATCCGTGATGGAAGATTCGTCGCTATGGAATCACTTTCCGGAGGTGAAAAG GTCTACCTCGAATCCCAGTAA
- the LOC125314828 gene encoding actin-related protein 6-like — MLRRSYDVDRDLQLARKLGLDNLFRCTYVLPDGVRHTKGFVKDPEAAHRYLNLTDESHLTSGGTIIGVEKPESAEDRKSIDLTINEFDLTNERFLVPEMISRPAYLYIEVQFCEPSFSGMNQAGLAECIVRAINSCHPHLHHVLYESILLTGGSTLFPRFAERLERELRPLVPDNYQVKITTQQDPILGVWRGGSLLASSPDFKATCVTKAEHEELGSARCGQRFLR, encoded by the exons ATGTTAAGGAGAAGCTATGATGTTGACCGTGATTTGCAGCTTGCCCG GAAGCTGGGACTGGATAATCTCTTTAGATGCACGTACGTTCTTCCTGATGGAGTCAGACATACAAAGGGCTTTGTCAAAGATCCAGAAGCAGCACATCGATACCTCAATTTGACAGATGAGTCTCATCTTACATCAGGCGGAACGATTATTGGTGTTGAGAAGCCAGAATCTGCAGAAGACCGAAAGAGCATTGACTTGACCATAAAC GAGTTCGACCTGACAAATGAGCGATTCCTTGTCCCAGAGATGATATCTCGACCTGCATATTTG tACATTGAAGTGCAATTTTGTGAACCTTCTTTTTCAGGAATGAATCAGGCTGGACTGGCAGAGTGCATCGTTCGAGCTATCAATTCATGCCATCCACATCTTCATCACGTTCTTTATGAAAG CATCTTATTGACAGGTGGAAGCACACTTTTTCCTCGATTTGCTGAGAGACT AGAAAGAGAACTCCGGCCTCTTGTCCCTGATAACTACCAAGTGAAGATAACCACTCAACAAGA TCCTATACTAGGTGTGTGGCGAGGAGGATCACTATTGGCATCCAGCCCCGATTTTAAAGCAACATGCGTCACAAAAGCCGAGCATGAAGAGCTGGGATCTGCTCGATGCGGTCAGAGATTCCTTCGTTGA
- the LOC115757108 gene encoding probable sugar phosphate/phosphate translocator At2g25520: MALSKEVVKKVAISYAYVAIWISLSFAVIVFNKYILDPKLYAWPFPISLTMIHMAFCSSLAYLLVRVFQVVEPVTTMTGEFYLKNVVPIGALYALSLWFSNSAYIYLSVSFIQMLKALMPVAVYSIGISLKKETFRSNTMANMISITLGVAIAAYGEAKFDPFGVFLQLGAVAFEATRLVLIQILLTSAGIKLNPITSLYYVAPCCFVFLTLPWAVMEMPRLIQTSTFHFDFLVFGTNSLCAFALNLAVFLLVGKTSALTMNVAGVVKDWLLIAFSWSVIKDTVTPANLFGYGIAFLGVAYYNHAKLQAMKAAEEAKTAKAGEAGDEEAGKLLEEKDMKDGDEYQKKSEEKN, from the coding sequence atgGCGCTCTCGAAGGAGGTGGTGAAGAAGGTGGCGATCTCCTACGCCTACGTCGCCATCTGGATCTCCCTCTCCTTCGCCGTCATCGTGTTCAACAAGTACATCCTGGACCCCAAGCTCTACGCCTGGCCCTTCCCCATCTCCCTCACCATGATCCACATGGCCTTCTGCTCCTCCCTCGCCTACCTCCTCGTCCGGGTCTTCCAGGTCGTCGAGCCCGTCACCACCATGACCGGCGAATTCTACCTCAAGAACGTGGTCCCCATCGGCGCCCTCTACGCCCTCTCCCTCTGGTTCTCCAACTCCGCCTACATCTACCTCTCCGTCTCCTTCATCCAGATGCTCAAGGCCCTCATGCCCGTCGCCGTCTACTCCATCGGCATCTCCCTCAAGAAGGAGACCTTCAGATCGAACACCATGGCCAACATGATCTCAATTACCCTAGGCGTCGCCATCGCCGCCTACGGCGAGGCCAAGTTCGACCCATTCGGGGTGTTCCTGCAGCTCGGCGCGGTGGCTTTCGAGGCCACCCGCCTAGTCCTGATCCAGATACTCCTCACCTCAGCCGGGATCAAGCTCAACCCGATCACGTCGCTCTACTATGTCGCGCCGTGCTGCTTCGTGTTCCTGACCTTGCCGTGGGCAGTGATGGAGATGCCGAGGCTGATCCAGACGTCGACCTTCCACTTTGATTTCCTGGTCTTCGGGACGAACTCGCTGTGCGCGTTCGCGCTGAACCTGGCGGTGTTCCTGCTCGTGGGGAAGACGTCGGCGCTCACAATGAACGTGGCGGGGGTGGTCAAGGACTGGCTGCTCATCGCCTTCTCGTGGTCGGTGATCAAGGACACGGTGACCCCGGCGAATCTGTTCGGGTACGGCATCGCGTTCCTCGGGGTGGCCTACTACAACCACGCGAAGCTCCAGGCGATGAAGGCTGCAGAGGAGGCCAAGACGGCGAAGGCCGGCGAGGCCGGCGACGAGGAGGCCGGGAAGCTGCTGGAGGAGAAGGATATGAAGGACGGAGATGAGTACCAGAAAAAGAGCGAAGAGAAAAATTGA